A DNA window from Guyparkeria halophila contains the following coding sequences:
- a CDS encoding cupin domain-containing protein → MAKRRRSGPDRSSYLNHRSVVEPITAPDGSAVRELLHPSRHAIDRLSVAEATVEPGRSTRLHRHPIAEEVYQILDGAGVLELGDERLAVVPGDIIRIAPGQPHRLETRSDVPLRLLCICQPAYSDEDTEFLDTPDSSDCTT, encoded by the coding sequence ATGGCAAAACGCCGGCGTTCGGGGCCTGACCGCTCGAGCTACCTCAACCACCGCAGCGTCGTCGAGCCGATCACGGCCCCCGATGGCTCGGCCGTGCGCGAACTGTTGCATCCGTCCCGTCACGCCATCGACCGCCTGAGCGTGGCGGAGGCGACCGTGGAACCGGGGCGGTCGACCCGCCTGCACCGCCACCCCATCGCCGAGGAGGTCTATCAGATCCTCGACGGCGCCGGTGTGCTGGAGCTGGGCGACGAGCGTCTGGCTGTGGTGCCGGGTGATATCATCCGGATCGCCCCCGGTCAGCCGCACCGGCTCGAGACCAGAAGCGACGTCCCGCTGCGGCTGTTGTGTATTTGCCAACCGGCCTATTCCGACGAGGATACCGAATTCCTCGACACCCCCGACTCAAGCGACTGCACCACCTGA
- the kdsB gene encoding 3-deoxy-manno-octulosonate cytidylyltransferase produces MMAENDWIIIPARHDSSRLPGKPLADIGGRPMIHWVYERAVAAGGEHVVIATDDERIQEAAAEIGARAILTSEGHESGTDRLAEVIDFLELPDDTVVVNLQGDEPMMPPVLLAQVANLLRAKPEAAMATLMVPITGRDEFLSSDAVKVVANERAEAMYFSRAPIPFHRDGVPESGKAGLFGFRHLGLYAYRAGFLRRFVASGSPEIERLEKLEQLRALSMGEIIAIEIAEITPPPGVDTQADLERVRRLLAEEAAD; encoded by the coding sequence ATGATGGCCGAGAACGACTGGATCATTATCCCGGCGCGGCACGATTCCAGCCGCCTGCCGGGCAAGCCGCTGGCCGACATTGGTGGTCGACCGATGATCCACTGGGTCTACGAGCGGGCCGTGGCGGCCGGCGGGGAACACGTGGTCATCGCCACCGATGACGAACGCATCCAGGAGGCGGCGGCCGAGATCGGTGCGCGCGCGATACTGACCAGCGAGGGGCATGAGTCCGGGACCGACCGGCTGGCCGAGGTGATCGACTTCCTCGAGCTCCCCGATGACACGGTCGTGGTCAACCTGCAGGGTGACGAACCGATGATGCCTCCCGTGCTGCTCGCCCAGGTAGCCAACTTGCTGCGCGCCAAGCCCGAGGCGGCGATGGCGACCCTGATGGTACCGATCACCGGGCGCGACGAATTCCTCTCCTCCGATGCGGTCAAGGTGGTCGCCAATGAGCGCGCCGAGGCGATGTACTTCTCGCGTGCGCCGATCCCGTTTCACCGGGATGGGGTGCCCGAATCGGGCAAGGCGGGCCTGTTCGGTTTCCGTCACCTGGGCTTGTACGCCTATCGCGCCGGCTTCCTGCGCCGCTTCGTCGCCTCGGGTAGCCCGGAGATCGAGCGACTCGAAAAGCTCGAGCAGCTGCGCGCCCTGTCGATGGGGGAGATCATCGCCATCGAGATCGCCGAGATCACGCCACCGCCGGGCGTGGATACCCAGGCAGACCTGGAACGGGTGCGCCGGCTGTTGGCCGAGGAGGCGGCCGACTGA
- a CDS encoding Trm112 family protein, translated as MDKKLLDILVCPVTKGPLIYDKSNGELISLSAHLAYPVRDGIPVMLEDEARRLSDEEYQAWRKKHPANGETGS; from the coding sequence ATGGACAAGAAGCTGCTCGATATCCTGGTGTGTCCCGTGACCAAGGGGCCGCTGATCTACGACAAGTCGAACGGCGAGCTGATCTCGCTGTCGGCCCATCTGGCCTATCCGGTCCGTGACGGCATCCCCGTGATGCTGGAGGACGAGGCCCGCCGGCTGTCCGATGAGGAATACCAGGCCTGGCGCAAGAAACATCCGGCCAATGGAGAGACGGGCTCATGA
- the lpxK gene encoding tetraacyldisaccharide 4'-kinase: MRYPDFWQRRGLLARALWPLGRLVCAEAARRRRRAAGREPECPVIVVGNLTVGGTGKTPVVIALVEALRAAGHTPGVISRGFGVTVGIEPVDLAEAVDPSSCGDEPWLIHRRTRAPVVVHPYRREAARQLKARYPEVDVIVSDDGLQHHRLARSIEWVVVDGQRGLGNGWCLPAGPLRESPAVLDEVDAVLVNGDEPSRHGAGARGVPAWRIDFRPQGLVDLFDRTERPITDLAEQKVIALAGIGNPARFFRMLEAEGAVIEAHPLDDHAAPTRSQARAWLADGRPVVMTEKDAVKWPEKPTQAGQVLVVRGGVDLPPALLETTLKTLQS; this comes from the coding sequence ATGCGCTACCCCGACTTCTGGCAACGACGCGGCCTGCTGGCGCGGGCGCTCTGGCCCCTGGGTCGGCTGGTCTGCGCCGAGGCCGCCCGACGTCGGCGCCGGGCGGCCGGGCGCGAGCCGGAATGCCCGGTGATCGTGGTGGGCAATCTCACCGTCGGTGGCACCGGCAAGACGCCGGTGGTGATCGCGCTGGTCGAGGCGTTGCGGGCGGCGGGTCATACCCCCGGGGTGATCAGCCGCGGCTTTGGGGTGACGGTGGGCATCGAGCCGGTCGATCTCGCCGAGGCGGTCGACCCGTCGAGTTGCGGTGACGAGCCCTGGCTGATTCATCGACGTACCCGCGCGCCGGTGGTGGTTCACCCGTACCGGCGCGAGGCTGCCCGACAGCTCAAGGCCCGTTACCCCGAGGTCGACGTGATCGTCAGCGATGATGGGCTGCAACACCATCGGCTCGCCCGCTCGATCGAGTGGGTCGTGGTCGACGGCCAGCGCGGACTCGGCAACGGCTGGTGCCTGCCGGCCGGTCCGTTGCGCGAATCGCCCGCGGTGCTCGACGAGGTCGACGCGGTACTGGTCAACGGGGACGAGCCGTCCCGTCACGGGGCGGGCGCACGCGGGGTGCCGGCCTGGCGGATCGATTTCCGCCCGCAGGGACTGGTCGACCTGTTCGATCGAACGGAACGGCCGATCACAGACCTGGCCGAACAAAAGGTCATTGCCCTGGCCGGCATCGGCAACCCGGCGCGTTTCTTCCGCATGCTCGAGGCCGAGGGTGCGGTGATCGAAGCCCACCCGCTCGACGATCACGCCGCGCCGACACGGTCCCAGGCCCGCGCGTGGCTGGCCGACGGCCGCCCGGTTGTCATGACCGAGAAGGATGCGGTCAAATGGCCCGAGAAGCCGACGCAGGCCGGCCAGGTGCTGGTGGTGAGGGGTGGCGTCGACCTGCCGCCGGCGCTGCTCGAGACCACCCTGAAAACGCTGCAATCATGA
- the msbA gene encoding lipid A export permease/ATP-binding protein MsbA has product MNPDSLKQRAHAAAGWETYQRLLNYTWRYMRVLVIAIIGMVVAGLSEVGFAALMKPLLDGSFVERDPTLVTWMPLALLGVFVFRVIGEFASNYGMAWVGRSVIRDLRHDTFAQVLHLPPRYFDRVPSTEVLTRLNYQSEQVSEAASKALTILIRDSVTVIGLLVWMLYLSWQLTLFILVLLPILVGMVAGISRAFRRYARRIQESMGKVSHVAEETISGHRVVKLYGGEDYESARFDRQNQYNFRAFMKMQAVQAASSPLTQFVLAIGVAGVVWFATSGERMDDITVGTFVSFITALAMTLAPAKRLINLNAIIQKGIAAGESLFALLDEPRESESGTRSVDRVTGRIAMEDVWLSYREPAPTDRQDPDWVLRGVSLEIAAGETVAFVGQSGAGKSSLMGALPRFVEIQQGAIRLDDYRHDELPLADLRRQFAYVSQETVLFNTTIAANIGYADGAEFDMDRVREAAKAAFAEEFIDQLAEGFETNIGENGVLLSGGQRQRIAIARALYRDAPILLLDEATSALDTRSEGFIQRALENLTRGRTTLVIAHRLSTIEHADRIVVMEGGRIVEQGRHQQLLAADGAYAGLYRLQFADQAD; this is encoded by the coding sequence ATGAATCCCGATTCGCTCAAGCAACGCGCTCACGCCGCGGCCGGCTGGGAGACCTACCAGCGCCTGCTCAACTACACCTGGCGTTACATGCGGGTGCTGGTGATCGCGATCATCGGCATGGTGGTCGCGGGGCTCTCCGAGGTGGGTTTCGCCGCCCTGATGAAGCCATTGCTCGATGGCAGCTTCGTCGAGCGCGATCCGACCCTGGTCACCTGGATGCCGCTGGCCCTGCTGGGCGTGTTCGTCTTCCGGGTAATCGGCGAGTTCGCCTCGAATTACGGCATGGCCTGGGTAGGGCGCTCGGTAATCCGCGACCTGCGCCACGATACCTTCGCCCAGGTTTTGCACCTGCCGCCGCGCTACTTCGACCGGGTGCCGTCGACCGAGGTGCTCACCCGGCTGAACTACCAGAGCGAGCAGGTGTCCGAGGCCGCCTCCAAGGCGCTCACCATCCTGATCCGCGACAGCGTGACCGTGATCGGGCTGCTGGTGTGGATGCTGTATCTCTCCTGGCAGCTCACCTTGTTCATCCTGGTGCTGCTGCCCATCCTGGTGGGCATGGTGGCCGGTATCTCGCGGGCCTTCCGGCGCTACGCCCGACGCATTCAGGAGTCGATGGGCAAGGTCTCGCATGTCGCCGAGGAGACCATCAGCGGCCACCGCGTGGTCAAGCTCTACGGCGGCGAGGACTACGAGAGCGCCCGCTTCGATCGCCAGAACCAGTACAACTTCCGCGCCTTCATGAAGATGCAGGCCGTGCAGGCGGCCTCCTCGCCGCTGACCCAGTTCGTGCTCGCCATCGGCGTGGCCGGCGTGGTCTGGTTCGCCACCAGCGGCGAGCGCATGGACGACATCACGGTCGGCACGTTCGTCTCGTTCATCACCGCGCTGGCCATGACCCTGGCGCCGGCCAAGCGCCTGATCAACCTCAACGCCATCATCCAGAAGGGCATCGCCGCCGGCGAGAGCCTGTTTGCCCTGCTGGACGAGCCGCGGGAATCCGAGTCGGGCACGCGGTCGGTCGACCGGGTGACGGGGCGGATCGCGATGGAGGACGTCTGGTTGAGTTACCGGGAGCCGGCGCCGACCGATCGGCAGGACCCCGACTGGGTGCTGCGCGGCGTGTCGCTGGAGATCGCCGCGGGCGAGACCGTGGCCTTTGTCGGCCAGTCCGGTGCGGGCAAGTCGAGCCTGATGGGTGCCTTGCCGCGCTTCGTCGAGATCCAGCAGGGGGCGATCCGCCTGGACGATTACCGTCACGACGAGCTACCGCTGGCGGACCTGCGTCGCCAGTTCGCCTATGTCTCGCAGGAGACCGTGCTGTTCAACACCACCATCGCCGCGAACATCGGTTATGCCGACGGGGCGGAGTTCGACATGGACCGGGTGCGCGAGGCGGCGAAGGCCGCGTTCGCCGAGGAGTTCATCGACCAGCTGGCCGAGGGTTTCGAGACCAACATCGGCGAGAACGGCGTGCTGCTCTCCGGCGGCCAGCGGCAACGGATCGCGATCGCCCGGGCCCTGTACCGCGATGCCCCCATCCTGTTGCTCGACGAGGCCACCTCGGCGCTGGATACCCGGTCGGAAGGCTTCATCCAGCGGGCGCTGGAGAACCTCACGCGCGGGCGGACCACGCTGGTGATTGCCCACCGCCTGTCGACCATCGAGCACGCCGATCGCATCGTGGTCATGGAAGGCGGTCGTATCGTCGAGCAGGGTCGTCACCAGCAGTTGCTGGCCGCCGATGGTGCCTATGCCGGCCTGTACCGGCTGCAATTCGCCGACCAGGCCGACTGA
- a CDS encoding ExbD/TolR family protein, which translates to MNFRQRPREPLELNLIPLIDVVFMLLIFFMLTTTFVHDRALKVDLPVSESGSSERAELKNHVIELDARGEIAVDGTRVSEQELPRVLAEIADDGRPVVLWADAQVVNQRVVTVLDQARRAGIERIGMGTTPPR; encoded by the coding sequence ATGAATTTCCGCCAGCGACCGCGCGAGCCGCTCGAGCTCAACCTGATTCCGTTGATCGACGTGGTCTTCATGCTGCTGATCTTCTTCATGCTGACCACGACGTTCGTCCATGACCGTGCGCTCAAGGTGGATCTGCCGGTGTCCGAATCGGGCAGCAGCGAGCGCGCCGAACTGAAGAATCACGTCATCGAACTCGATGCCCGCGGCGAGATCGCCGTCGACGGCACACGCGTCTCCGAGCAGGAGTTGCCGCGCGTGTTGGCCGAGATTGCCGATGACGGTCGCCCGGTGGTCCTCTGGGCGGATGCGCAGGTGGTCAATCAGCGGGTGGTGACGGTGCTCGACCAGGCCCGTCGCGCCGGTATCGAGAGGATCGGCATGGGGACGACACCGCCACGATGA
- a CDS encoding MotA/TolQ/ExbB proton channel family protein, translating to MLDLVLAGGGMMLPIIIASVIALAIIFERLYTLRRGRIMGGDPVGMVRSWQGHGGITAARLDELGRVSPLGRILAEGLAGSHSAEGMRVRIEDAGRHVAHQMERYLNTLGTIALIAPLLGLLGTVIGIIDVFQAITAHSGAGAVAPELLAGGIAKALITTAAGIMVAVPAFIFHRYFRGLIDELVIDMEAEAIRLVDMIHPVGLGRRQAA from the coding sequence ATGCTTGATCTCGTTCTGGCCGGTGGCGGCATGATGCTGCCCATCATCATTGCCTCGGTGATCGCCCTGGCGATCATCTTCGAGCGTCTCTACACCCTACGTCGCGGGCGCATCATGGGCGGCGACCCGGTCGGGATGGTGCGTTCCTGGCAGGGCCACGGCGGCATCACGGCCGCGCGGCTCGACGAGCTGGGTCGGGTCTCGCCGCTGGGGCGCATCCTCGCCGAGGGCCTGGCGGGAAGCCATTCGGCCGAGGGCATGCGGGTGCGCATCGAGGATGCCGGCCGCCACGTGGCGCACCAGATGGAGCGTTACCTCAACACGCTGGGCACGATCGCCTTGATCGCCCCGCTGCTCGGCCTGCTGGGGACGGTGATCGGCATCATCGACGTCTTCCAGGCGATCACCGCCCACAGCGGGGCCGGGGCGGTCGCCCCCGAGTTGCTGGCCGGCGGGATCGCCAAGGCCCTGATCACCACCGCGGCCGGCATCATGGTCGCGGTGCCCGCGTTCATCTTTCACCGCTACTTCCGTGGCCTGATCGATGAGTTGGTCATCGACATGGAGGCCGAGGCGATCCGCCTGGTCGACATGATTCACCCGGTGGGGCTGGGCCGGAGGCAGGCGGCATGA